From Rhodococcus sp. B7740, one genomic window encodes:
- a CDS encoding SPFH domain-containing protein: protein MSAPATVAEKPTGTPTTTIAERPGWDLPGWSMLGIGLALFLGGIAAFALGLVFTVVALVVTGVVLFVLSLPALMGLTLVQPNQARVLQLLGSSYSGTLRTPGLRWTNPLTYRRAISTRIRNHETGQSKVNDADGNPIEISAIVVWQVADTALASFQVDDYEEFVAVQTESAVRHIAGSYPYDAEGRMSLRENADEITAAMSEEVHARVRSAGVEVIETRINRLAYAPEIAQAMLRRQQAGAVIAARQQIVEGAVGMVEMALGKLEEKHVVELDEERKATMVSNLLVVLCSDRDTQPVVNTGSLYQ from the coding sequence ATGTCCGCACCTGCAACCGTCGCCGAGAAGCCGACGGGTACCCCGACCACCACCATCGCCGAGCGCCCGGGTTGGGATCTGCCCGGCTGGTCGATGCTCGGCATCGGTCTCGCGCTGTTCCTCGGCGGAATCGCCGCGTTCGCGCTCGGACTCGTGTTCACCGTCGTCGCGCTGGTCGTGACCGGAGTCGTCCTGTTCGTCCTCTCCTTGCCCGCACTCATGGGCCTGACGCTGGTGCAGCCGAATCAGGCTCGCGTTCTTCAGCTTCTCGGGAGTTCGTACAGCGGCACCCTGCGGACGCCGGGGCTGCGTTGGACCAATCCGTTGACCTACCGCCGGGCCATCTCGACGCGAATCCGCAACCACGAGACCGGCCAATCGAAGGTCAACGACGCCGACGGCAATCCGATCGAGATCTCCGCCATCGTCGTCTGGCAGGTTGCCGACACCGCACTGGCATCGTTCCAGGTCGACGATTACGAGGAGTTCGTCGCCGTCCAGACCGAGTCGGCCGTCCGCCACATCGCCGGCAGCTATCCGTACGACGCCGAAGGACGAATGTCGTTGCGGGAGAACGCCGACGAGATCACCGCTGCCATGTCGGAGGAGGTGCACGCACGAGTGCGTTCGGCCGGTGTCGAGGTGATCGAAACACGAATCAACCGGCTGGCCTATGCCCCGGAGATCGCCCAGGCCATGCTGCGACGTCAGCAGGCCGGGGCGGTCATCGCGGCCCGTCAGCAGATCGTCGAAGGTGCTGTCGGAATGGTGGAGATGGCGCTCGGGAAGCTGGAGGAGAAGCACGTCGTCGAGCTCGACGAGGAGCGCAAGGCCACGATGGTGTCGAATCTGCTCGTGGTGCTGTGCAGCGACCGCGACACGCAACCTGTCGTCAACACGGGATCGCTGTATCAGTGA
- a CDS encoding NUDIX hydrolase has protein sequence MPIPEFVQALRSVVGTSPLWLSGVSAVVLDDDRRVLLTLRADNNTWAVVSGILEPGEEPAPAALREIGEETGVDATIVRLTSVDVTEPITYPNGDVAQYLDITFLARYTGGIPHVADDENLDVAWFALDALPENLTATSRLRIEKAIADEPSAWFRR, from the coding sequence ATGCCCATTCCCGAATTCGTGCAGGCGCTGCGCAGCGTCGTCGGCACGTCGCCGCTGTGGTTGTCCGGTGTCAGCGCGGTCGTCCTCGACGACGACCGGCGTGTGCTGCTGACTCTGCGCGCGGACAACAACACATGGGCCGTGGTCTCCGGAATCCTCGAGCCCGGCGAGGAACCTGCTCCGGCCGCCCTGCGTGAGATCGGGGAGGAGACCGGCGTCGACGCCACGATCGTGCGACTGACGAGTGTCGACGTGACGGAGCCGATCACGTACCCCAACGGCGACGTCGCGCAGTATCTCGACATCACGTTTCTTGCTCGGTACACCGGCGGCATTCCTCACGTGGCCGACGACGAGAATCTCGACGTCGCCTGGTTCGCACTCGACGCGCTCCCGGAAAACCTCACGGCCACTTCCCGATTGCGAATCGAGAAGGCCATCGCCGATGAGCCGTCGGCGTGGTTCCGGCGCTGA
- a CDS encoding DUF2252 domain-containing protein has product MDTEADDEVESDIDVKIARKDARPSEQFSRGRHARRRVPRSGLGEWNPVSRGHDALDSVLAQNIIRVPELLPIRYARMSASPWTYFRGAAAVMAADLASTPHTGVEVQLCGDAHVLNFGLWATPERNLYFDLRDFDETLPGPFEWDLKRLATSLVVLGRENGVDARRSDRAVSAMTAAYCRKMRTYASTPEIDIWYDRIDVAGLLGHFSSGIARHAEKLIETKAERRTSRGASRKFTETRDGRRRIREDAPFRTHVGDSQIELVQAVIAGYSESVDDHIWSLLTRFRVLDVVRQVVGVGSVGMRVYLALLEERRTKDPFFLQIKQAGPSVFEQFLEPSRYDNHGARVVNGQRMLQSATDMFVGWTAVGTMNFYVRQFRDMKVIPDGEIIGPYLTEFATACGEVLARAHARSGDAEAIADYLGRGDNVGRAMVRFAHAYADQNERDHAQLVAAVEAGTVPCSVGW; this is encoded by the coding sequence ATGGACACCGAGGCGGACGACGAGGTCGAATCCGATATCGACGTGAAGATTGCTCGGAAGGATGCACGTCCTTCCGAGCAATTCTCGCGTGGTCGACACGCCCGTCGGCGCGTACCCCGCAGCGGATTGGGCGAATGGAATCCGGTCTCGCGTGGTCACGATGCGCTCGACTCGGTGCTCGCGCAGAACATCATTCGGGTGCCGGAGCTGCTACCGATCCGATACGCGAGAATGTCCGCATCGCCGTGGACCTACTTCCGCGGTGCCGCGGCCGTGATGGCAGCCGACCTCGCGTCGACTCCGCACACCGGCGTCGAGGTCCAGCTGTGTGGCGATGCCCACGTGTTGAATTTCGGATTGTGGGCCACTCCCGAACGGAACCTGTACTTCGACCTCCGCGACTTCGACGAAACGCTGCCCGGCCCGTTCGAGTGGGACCTCAAACGGCTGGCGACCTCTCTCGTGGTTCTCGGGCGGGAGAACGGGGTCGATGCGCGACGCTCCGATCGGGCGGTATCGGCGATGACGGCTGCGTACTGCCGAAAGATGAGGACATACGCGAGCACGCCGGAGATCGACATCTGGTACGACCGCATCGACGTCGCCGGTCTGCTCGGTCACTTCTCGTCGGGCATCGCTCGACACGCCGAGAAACTCATCGAAACGAAAGCCGAGCGTCGTACCAGCCGTGGGGCGTCCCGCAAGTTCACCGAGACGAGGGACGGTCGTCGAAGGATTCGCGAGGACGCACCTTTTCGCACTCACGTCGGTGATTCCCAGATCGAGCTGGTGCAGGCGGTGATCGCCGGTTACAGCGAGTCGGTCGACGACCACATCTGGAGTCTGCTGACCAGGTTCCGGGTTCTCGACGTCGTGCGGCAGGTGGTCGGCGTCGGGAGCGTCGGAATGCGGGTGTATCTGGCGCTGCTCGAAGAACGTCGCACGAAGGATCCGTTCTTCCTGCAGATCAAGCAGGCAGGGCCGTCGGTGTTCGAGCAGTTTCTCGAACCGAGCCGGTACGACAATCACGGCGCCCGCGTGGTCAACGGGCAGCGAATGCTGCAGAGCGCGACCGACATGTTCGTGGGATGGACGGCAGTGGGGACCATGAACTTCTACGTTCGGCAGTTCCGTGACATGAAGGTCATTCCCGACGGCGAGATCATCGGGCCGTACCTCACCGAATTCGCCACCGCATGCGGTGAAGTTCTCGCGCGAGCGCATGCCCGCAGTGGTGACGCGGAGGCGATCGCCGACTACCTCGGCCGCGGAGACAACGTCGGTCGGGCGATGGTGAGGTTCGCCCATGCCTACGCCGATCAGAACGAGCGTGATCACGCGCAGTTGGTCGCTGCCGTCGAGGCCGGAACCGTCCCGTGCTCGGTGGGGTGGTGA
- the serB gene encoding phosphoserine phosphatase SerB codes for MTSSDTAVLVTVTGPDKPGVTSVLFAALSRHNVSLLDVEQVVIRGRLTLGVLLSCPRDPEALQEELEDAMATVGVHVDVEIDTARNGGQSLATHVVVVLGRPVTARAFSTISRELARQGANIDAIRGIADYPVTGLELQVTATDTSPDADVQLRAGLAGIAAGIGVDIAVQRGGIARRSKRLIVFDVDSTLVQGEVIEMLAARAGREDEVRAVTEAAMRGEIDFAESLEQRVAALAGLDESVIDEVGESLELTAGARTTIRTLRRLGFACGVVSGGFRQVIEGLAHELELDYVKANTLEIVDGKLTGRVIGEVVDRAAKATALREFAAQSGVPMEQTVAVGDGANDIDMLTAAGLGVAFNAKPALREIADTAISHPYLDAVLFILGVTRNEIEAADAVDGGVRRVPIP; via the coding sequence GTGACTTCGAGCGACACCGCAGTGCTGGTGACGGTGACGGGACCCGATAAGCCGGGCGTCACATCGGTGCTGTTCGCGGCACTGTCACGGCACAACGTCAGCCTGCTCGACGTCGAGCAGGTTGTCATTCGCGGCAGGCTGACTCTGGGCGTTCTCCTGTCCTGCCCCCGTGACCCCGAAGCGCTCCAGGAGGAGCTGGAGGACGCGATGGCGACGGTCGGCGTGCACGTCGATGTCGAGATCGACACCGCGCGCAACGGCGGGCAGAGCCTGGCCACCCACGTCGTCGTCGTTCTGGGCCGACCCGTGACCGCTCGTGCCTTCAGCACCATCTCCCGTGAGCTTGCCCGCCAGGGAGCGAACATCGACGCCATTCGCGGAATCGCCGACTATCCCGTCACGGGCCTCGAACTTCAGGTGACCGCAACCGACACCTCGCCGGATGCCGATGTGCAATTGCGTGCCGGCCTTGCGGGAATCGCAGCCGGCATCGGCGTCGACATCGCCGTGCAGCGCGGCGGGATCGCACGGCGATCCAAGCGACTGATCGTGTTCGACGTCGACTCGACGCTCGTCCAGGGTGAGGTCATCGAAATGTTGGCTGCCCGTGCCGGGCGAGAGGACGAAGTTCGTGCGGTCACCGAAGCTGCCATGCGCGGTGAGATCGACTTCGCGGAGTCGCTCGAACAGCGAGTTGCCGCGTTGGCAGGGCTGGACGAATCCGTCATCGACGAAGTGGGCGAGAGCCTGGAGCTGACGGCGGGGGCCAGGACCACCATTCGTACCCTCCGTCGTCTCGGATTCGCCTGCGGCGTCGTATCCGGAGGATTCCGACAGGTCATCGAGGGACTCGCACACGAACTCGAACTCGACTACGTCAAGGCCAACACCCTCGAGATCGTCGACGGCAAGCTCACCGGCCGGGTGATCGGAGAAGTGGTCGATCGTGCTGCGAAGGCGACGGCACTGCGCGAGTTCGCGGCACAGTCGGGAGTGCCGATGGAGCAGACAGTCGCCGTCGGCGACGGAGCGAACGACATCGACATGCTGACGGCCGCGGGCCTCGGGGTCGCCTTCAACGCCAAGCCGGCGTTGCGAGAGATCGCCGACACGGCCATCTCGCATCCGTAT
- the nrdF gene encoding class 1b ribonucleoside-diphosphate reductase subunit beta, which yields MVKLIDRVSAINWNRVQDDKDSEVWERLTSNFWLPEKVPVSNDIPSWATLTAVEKQLTMRVFTGLTLLDTIQGTVGAVSLIPDAITPHEEAVYTNIAFMESVHAKSYSSIFSTLSSTRDIDDAFRWSEENVNLQRKAEIVLNFYHGDDPLKRKVASTLLESFLFYSGFYLPMYWSSRAKLTNTADLIRLIIRDEAVHGYYIGYKYQKGLEKVGEAQREELKNYTFELLFELYDNEVEYTQDLYDEIGLTEDVKKFLRYNANKALNNLGYEGLFPKDETDVNPAILSALSPNADENHDFFSGSGSSYVIGKAVNTEDEDWDF from the coding sequence ATGGTAAAGCTCATCGATCGCGTCTCCGCGATCAACTGGAATCGGGTCCAGGACGACAAGGACTCCGAAGTGTGGGAGCGCCTCACCAGTAATTTCTGGCTGCCCGAGAAGGTGCCGGTGTCCAACGACATCCCGTCGTGGGCAACGTTGACCGCCGTCGAGAAGCAGTTGACGATGCGTGTGTTCACCGGGTTGACACTGCTCGACACCATCCAGGGCACCGTCGGCGCTGTCAGCCTCATCCCGGACGCCATCACTCCCCACGAGGAAGCGGTGTACACCAACATCGCGTTCATGGAGTCGGTGCACGCCAAGAGCTACAGCTCCATCTTCTCCACCCTCAGCTCCACCCGCGACATCGACGATGCATTCCGCTGGTCCGAGGAGAACGTCAACCTCCAGCGCAAAGCCGAGATCGTCCTGAACTTCTACCACGGTGACGATCCGCTCAAGCGCAAGGTGGCGTCGACGCTGCTGGAGTCGTTCCTGTTCTACTCCGGCTTCTACTTGCCGATGTACTGGTCCTCGCGGGCCAAGCTCACCAACACCGCGGACCTGATCCGTCTGATCATCCGCGACGAGGCCGTGCACGGGTACTACATCGGCTACAAGTACCAGAAGGGTCTCGAGAAGGTCGGCGAGGCGCAGCGCGAGGAACTCAAGAACTACACGTTCGAGTTGCTGTTCGAGTTGTACGACAACGAGGTCGAGTACACCCAGGACCTCTACGACGAGATCGGCCTGACCGAGGACGTCAAGAAGTTCCTGCGGTACAACGCCAACAAGGCACTGAACAATCTCGGCTACGAGGGCCTGTTCCCCAAGGACGAGACGGACGTCAACCCGGCGATCCTGTCGGCCCTCTCACCCAACGCCGACGAGAACCACGACTTCTTCTCCGGCTCGGGTTCCTCGTACGTCATCGGCAAGGCCGTCAACACCGAAGACGAGGACTGGGACTTCTAG
- the nrdI gene encoding class Ib ribonucleoside-diphosphate reductase assembly flavoprotein NrdI, which produces MSSQPQSSHSLVYFSSASENTHRFVSKLDIPATRIPLRDPNGTFRVDSPYVLIVPTYGGGTTYAGRDTNYVPKRVIKFLNDEHNRSLIRAVIAAGNTNFGDSFCFAGDVISQKCAVPYLYRFELMGTPEDVVRVREGLEDFWEREVRRAAHTH; this is translated from the coding sequence GTGAGTTCGCAACCGCAGTCCTCCCACTCACTGGTCTACTTCTCCAGCGCGTCCGAGAACACCCATCGCTTCGTCTCGAAGCTGGACATTCCCGCGACACGAATCCCTCTGCGTGATCCGAACGGCACCTTTCGTGTCGACTCTCCCTACGTACTCATCGTGCCGACGTACGGGGGAGGGACCACGTACGCCGGCCGTGACACCAACTACGTCCCCAAGCGAGTGATCAAGTTTCTCAACGACGAGCACAACCGTTCGTTGATCCGAGCTGTCATCGCTGCCGGAAACACGAACTTCGGTGACTCGTTCTGCTTTGCGGGAGATGTCATTTCGCAGAAGTGCGCAGTTCCGTATCTGTACCGATTCGAATTGATGGGCACCCCCGAGGACGTAGTGCGGGTCCGCGAGGGGCTGGAGGACTTCTGGGAACGTGAAGTCCGACGCGCCGCCCACACGCACTAG
- the ctaD gene encoding aa3-type cytochrome oxidase subunit I produces the protein MTALAPRPAPAVDAARPFPPRTGPKGSFLHKAVTTTDPKVLGIMYIATSFAFFLIGGLMALLMRAELAIPGMQFLSNEQYNQLFTMHGTIMLLLYATPIVFGFANYILPLQIGAPDVAFPRLNAFSYWLYLFGALIATAGFITPGGAADFGWTAYTPLTSALHSPGVGADLWIMGLAVGGLGTILGGVNMITTVICLRAPGMTMFRMPIFTWNILVTSILILLAFPLLTAALLGLAADRHLGAHLFDPATGGVLLWQHLFWFFGHPEVYIIALPFFGIVSEVFPVFSRKPIFGYSGLIYATIAIAALSIAVWAHHMYATGAVLLPFFSFMTFLIAVPTGVKIFNWVGTMWRGQVTLETPMLFSIGFLITFVFGGLTGVLLASPPIDFQVTDTYFVVAHFHYVVFGTVVFATYAGIYFWFPKMTGRMMDEALGKWHFWLTFFGFHATFLVQHWLGNEGMPRRYADYLPSDGFTELNVISTIGAFILGASTLPFVWNVFKSYRYGEVVTVDDPWGYGNSLEWATSCPPPRHNFTELPRIRSERPAFELHYPHMVERMRAEAHVGPGAHGGKTTAVLEQARRAPIATSDHEGSGDPDPK, from the coding sequence GTGACTGCCCTAGCGCCTAGGCCCGCTCCCGCGGTGGATGCTGCTCGGCCGTTCCCGCCGCGGACGGGACCGAAGGGGTCGTTCCTGCACAAAGCGGTGACGACCACCGATCCCAAGGTGTTGGGAATCATGTACATCGCGACATCGTTCGCGTTCTTCCTGATCGGTGGACTCATGGCGCTGCTGATGCGCGCCGAGTTGGCCATTCCGGGAATGCAGTTCCTGTCCAACGAGCAGTACAACCAGCTCTTCACCATGCACGGCACCATCATGCTGTTGCTCTACGCGACGCCGATCGTCTTCGGATTCGCCAACTACATCCTTCCGCTGCAGATCGGCGCTCCCGACGTCGCGTTCCCGCGGTTGAACGCGTTCTCGTACTGGCTCTACCTGTTCGGTGCGTTGATCGCCACGGCCGGATTCATCACCCCCGGCGGTGCTGCCGACTTCGGGTGGACCGCGTACACCCCGCTCACCTCGGCTCTGCACTCGCCCGGCGTCGGTGCGGACCTGTGGATCATGGGCCTGGCCGTCGGCGGTCTCGGCACCATCCTCGGTGGCGTCAACATGATCACCACCGTGATCTGCCTGCGTGCTCCCGGCATGACGATGTTCCGCATGCCGATCTTCACCTGGAACATCCTGGTGACGTCCATCCTGATCCTGCTGGCATTCCCCCTGCTGACGGCTGCGTTGCTCGGGCTGGCGGCCGACCGACATCTGGGGGCGCATCTGTTCGACCCGGCGACCGGCGGAGTGCTGTTGTGGCAGCACCTGTTCTGGTTCTTCGGTCACCCCGAGGTGTACATCATCGCGCTGCCGTTCTTCGGAATCGTCTCCGAGGTGTTCCCCGTCTTCTCGCGTAAGCCGATCTTCGGCTACTCGGGTCTGATCTACGCGACTATTGCCATCGCCGCCCTCTCCATCGCGGTGTGGGCGCACCACATGTACGCCACGGGCGCGGTGTTGCTGCCGTTCTTCTCCTTCATGACGTTCCTGATCGCGGTGCCGACGGGTGTGAAGATCTTCAACTGGGTCGGCACGATGTGGCGAGGCCAGGTGACACTGGAAACGCCGATGCTGTTCTCGATCGGGTTCCTGATCACCTTCGTCTTCGGCGGACTCACCGGTGTTCTGCTGGCGTCGCCGCCCATCGACTTCCAGGTCACCGACACGTACTTCGTGGTCGCCCACTTCCACTACGTGGTGTTCGGCACCGTGGTGTTCGCAACGTACGCCGGCATCTACTTCTGGTTCCCGAAGATGACGGGCCGGATGATGGACGAGGCGCTGGGCAAGTGGCACTTCTGGCTGACGTTCTTCGGATTCCACGCCACGTTCCTGGTGCAGCACTGGCTCGGAAACGAGGGCATGCCGCGTCGCTACGCCGATTACCTGCCCTCGGACGGGTTCACCGAGTTGAACGTCATCTCCACGATCGGTGCCTTCATCCTGGGTGCCTCGACACTGCCGTTCGTGTGGAACGTGTTCAAGTCCTACCGATACGGCGAGGTCGTCACGGTCGACGATCCGTGGGGCTACGGAAACTCGTTGGAGTGGGCCACCTCGTGCCCGCCGCCGCGACACAACTTCACCGAACTGCCTCGGATCCGTTCCGAGCGTCCGGCGTTCGAGTTGCACTACCCGCACATGGTCGAACGGATGCGCGCGGAAGCGCACGTCGGGCCGGGAGCGCACGGTGGTAAGACCACCGCCGTCCTCGAACAGGCCCGCCGGGCTCCGATCGCCACCAGCGATCACGAAGGATCCGGAGACCCGGACCCCAAGTAG
- the nrdE gene encoding class 1b ribonucleoside-diphosphate reductase subunit alpha yields the protein MAPTITDAAPVPTTVRGDGDMDYHALNAMLNLYGPNGEIQFEKDREAANQYFLQHVNQNTVFFHDLDEKLDYLVEENYYEPEVLDQYSREFVKFLINHAYSKKFRFPTFLGAFKYYTSYTLKTFDGKRYLERFEDRVCMVALTLAAGDEALATDLVDEIIAGRFQPATPTFLNSGKKQRGEPVSCFLLRIEDNMESIGRSINSALQLSKRGGGVALLLSNIREAGAPIKRIENQSSGVIPIMKLLEDSFSYANQLGARQGAGAVYLHAHHPDVYKFLDTKRENADEKIRIKTLSLGIVIPDITFELAKKNEDMYLFSPYDVERIYGVPFADINVSEKYYEMVDDKRIRKTKIKSREFFQTLAELQFESGYPYIMYEDTVNRANPVKGKITHSNLCSEILQVSTPSTFNDDLSYSHVGKDISCNLGSLNIAKTMDSPDFGKTIAVAIRGLTAVSDQTHIFSVPSIEQGNNDSHAIGLGQMNLHGYLARERIHYGSTEGIDFTNIYFYTVLFHALQASNQLAKDRGQYFKGFPESKYASGEFFDKYTDQVWEPATPKVAKLFADSGVSVPTQADWTTLKASVQEHGIYNQNLQAVPPTGSISYINNSTSSIHPVASKIEIRKEGKIGRVYYPAPYLDNDNLDFYQDAYEIGYEKIIDTYAAATQHVDQGLSLTLFFKDTATTRDINRAQIYAWRKGIKTLYYIRLRQLALEGTEVEGCVSCML from the coding sequence GTGGCACCGACCATCACCGACGCAGCACCCGTACCCACCACCGTCCGCGGCGACGGCGACATGGATTACCACGCGCTCAACGCGATGCTCAATCTGTACGGCCCCAACGGTGAGATCCAGTTCGAGAAGGATCGCGAGGCTGCCAATCAGTACTTCCTGCAGCACGTCAATCAGAACACCGTGTTCTTCCACGATCTGGACGAGAAGCTGGACTACCTCGTCGAGGAGAACTACTACGAGCCCGAGGTTCTGGATCAGTACTCTCGCGAGTTCGTCAAGTTCCTGATCAACCACGCGTACTCGAAGAAGTTTCGGTTCCCCACGTTCCTCGGGGCGTTCAAGTACTACACCTCGTACACGCTCAAGACGTTCGACGGCAAGCGTTACCTCGAGCGTTTCGAGGACCGGGTGTGCATGGTGGCGTTGACGCTGGCCGCCGGCGACGAGGCTCTGGCCACCGATCTGGTCGACGAAATCATCGCCGGCCGCTTCCAGCCCGCGACGCCGACCTTCCTCAACTCCGGCAAGAAGCAGCGCGGCGAGCCCGTGTCCTGCTTCCTGCTGCGCATCGAGGACAACATGGAGTCCATCGGCCGCTCCATCAACTCCGCCCTGCAGCTGTCCAAGCGCGGCGGCGGAGTTGCGTTGCTGCTGAGCAATATTCGTGAGGCCGGCGCGCCCATCAAGCGCATCGAGAACCAGTCCTCGGGTGTCATTCCGATCATGAAGCTGCTCGAGGACTCGTTCTCGTACGCCAACCAGCTCGGTGCACGTCAGGGCGCAGGCGCGGTGTACCTGCACGCACACCATCCCGACGTCTACAAGTTCCTGGACACCAAGCGTGAGAATGCGGACGAGAAGATCCGCATCAAGACGCTCTCGCTCGGAATCGTCATCCCGGACATCACGTTCGAGCTGGCGAAGAAGAACGAGGACATGTACCTGTTCTCGCCGTACGACGTCGAGCGCATCTACGGTGTGCCCTTCGCCGACATCAACGTGTCGGAGAAGTACTACGAGATGGTCGACGACAAGCGGATCCGCAAGACCAAGATCAAGTCTCGCGAGTTCTTCCAGACTCTGGCCGAGCTGCAGTTCGAGTCCGGCTACCCGTACATCATGTACGAGGACACCGTCAATCGTGCGAACCCGGTCAAGGGCAAGATCACTCACTCCAACCTGTGCTCGGAGATCCTGCAGGTCTCGACGCCGTCGACGTTCAACGACGATCTCTCGTACAGCCATGTGGGCAAGGACATCTCGTGCAACCTGGGTTCGCTGAACATCGCCAAGACGATGGACTCGCCCGACTTCGGTAAGACCATCGCCGTGGCCATTCGTGGCCTCACTGCGGTGTCCGATCAGACGCACATCTTCTCCGTGCCGTCGATCGAGCAGGGCAACAACGATTCCCACGCGATCGGCCTCGGGCAGATGAATCTGCACGGCTACCTGGCGCGCGAGCGGATTCACTACGGCTCGACCGAGGGAATCGATTTCACGAACATCTACTTCTACACCGTGCTGTTCCACGCGCTTCAGGCGTCGAATCAGCTGGCGAAGGATCGCGGTCAGTACTTCAAGGGTTTCCCCGAGTCCAAGTACGCGTCGGGTGAATTCTTCGACAAGTACACCGACCAGGTCTGGGAGCCGGCCACGCCCAAGGTCGCGAAGTTGTTCGCCGACTCGGGTGTATCGGTTCCCACCCAGGCGGATTGGACGACGTTGAAGGCGTCCGTGCAGGAGCACGGCATCTACAACCAGAACCTGCAGGCCGTCCCGCCGACCGGCTCGATCTCGTACATCAACAACTCCACCTCGTCGATTCACCCGGTGGCGTCGAAGATCGAGATTCGCAAGGAAGGCAAGATCGGTCGCGTCTACTACCCGGCTCCGTATCTCGACAACGACAACCTGGATTTCTATCAGGATGCCTACGAGATCGGATACGAGAAGATCATCGACACCTACGCTGCCGCAACGCAACACGTCGATCAGGGTCTGTCGTTGACGCTGTTCTTCAAGGACACCGCCACCACTCGCGACATCAACCGCGCGCAGATCTACGCATGGCGCAAGGGCATCAAGACGCTGTACTACATTCGTCTGCGCCAGTTGGCTCTCGAAGGCACCGAGGTGGAGGGTTGCGTGTCCTGCATGCTGTAG
- a CDS encoding ABC transporter substrate-binding protein has product MGAVAAVCLAATMALVGCSDSEAQDDASTIIRTTTNIAGAGVVGNNRDTVGLCPALAPLDPTGIEGDTRPVGHAEGISAIPADPQRIVVLDAAGLDASCAVGIWERVVGAATIDPDFRGDGDQPLYLGTGLASVPSVGPVGAPAIDAIAALDPDLILGADSLGSNTYDDLTAIAPTVFTATGQGWKDTFLQSAAALGRGQAGFEALASFTADAERVGREIDATQTQASVVRFDADSIEVDGPNSFAGQVLTEVGVARPQSQRDADFSVEANDLSPVEGDIVYVRFAGPDGETYGREVMDSDAWHDLGSVTDGRVFAVNDTVWSGSGVVAARAILADLSASLNAYVS; this is encoded by the coding sequence ATGGGCGCCGTCGCCGCCGTGTGCCTTGCCGCCACCATGGCGCTGGTCGGCTGCTCCGATTCCGAAGCGCAGGACGACGCATCCACCATCATCCGCACCACCACGAACATCGCCGGTGCCGGAGTGGTCGGGAACAATCGGGACACCGTGGGACTGTGCCCCGCGCTCGCACCACTCGACCCGACCGGAATCGAGGGTGACACCCGACCCGTGGGACATGCCGAGGGGATCAGCGCCATTCCGGCCGACCCGCAGCGCATCGTCGTGCTCGACGCCGCAGGCCTCGACGCGAGCTGCGCGGTCGGAATCTGGGAGCGGGTCGTCGGAGCGGCCACGATCGACCCCGATTTCCGCGGTGACGGCGATCAACCGCTGTATCTGGGCACCGGATTGGCGTCCGTCCCGTCCGTCGGCCCGGTGGGTGCACCCGCCATCGATGCCATCGCCGCCCTCGATCCCGACCTGATCCTGGGTGCCGATTCTCTCGGATCGAACACCTACGACGACCTGACGGCCATCGCCCCGACCGTCTTCACGGCGACCGGACAGGGGTGGAAGGACACGTTCCTGCAGTCCGCGGCTGCGCTCGGTCGCGGCCAGGCAGGATTCGAGGCACTCGCGTCGTTCACCGCGGATGCCGAGCGGGTCGGTCGCGAGATCGACGCCACCCAGACCCAGGCGTCCGTCGTTCGATTCGACGCGGACTCCATCGAAGTGGACGGTCCGAACTCCTTTGCCGGCCAGGTGCTCACCGAAGTGGGGGTCGCGCGACCGCAGAGCCAGCGCGACGCCGATTTCTCGGTCGAGGCGAACGATCTCTCGCCGGTGGAGGGAGACATCGTCTACGTGCGATTCGCAGGCCCCGACGGCGAGACGTACGGCCGCGAGGTGATGGACAGCGACGCGTGGCACGATCTGGGCTCGGTCACCGACGGTCGAGTGTTCGCGGTGAACGACACGGTGTGGTCCGGCAGTGGGGTCGTCGCGGCTCGGGCGATTCTGGCCGATCTGTCCGCGTCGCTGAACGCCTACGTTTCCTGA
- a CDS encoding redoxin NrdH, with the protein MSITVYTKPACVQCNATYRALDKAGIEYSVIDISQDPEARDYVMALGYLQAPVVVAGDDHWSGFRPDRIKTLAANAA; encoded by the coding sequence ATGAGCATCACCGTTTACACCAAGCCCGCCTGCGTTCAGTGCAATGCCACCTACCGCGCCCTCGACAAAGCCGGTATCGAGTACTCCGTGATCGACATCTCGCAGGATCCCGAAGCACGTGACTACGTCATGGCACTCGGTTACCTGCAGGCTCCGGTTGTCGTCGCGGGCGACGATCACTGGTCCGGCTTCCGTCCGGATCGCATCAAGACCCTCGCAGCGAACGCTGCTTGA